Proteins encoded together in one Musa acuminata AAA Group cultivar baxijiao chromosome BXJ3-6, Cavendish_Baxijiao_AAA, whole genome shotgun sequence window:
- the LOC103971005 gene encoding inactive TPR repeat-containing thioredoxin TTL3-like: MSRQLSPSLCELLSCANAGLPTPPRRSHRSPASEKMEVEDEPRISGCGLFRRRRSRSTSSIPRIVPDAASRLQDSSAAPRRRTGSDVTSIVPVLPPVPVVKPRSPAPTARAVANPRMPPPQTTARSNSGLMAELDGMLYDRHNASDGGHLVRASSGNVMVFGNLGNLRGNANFKNPPTVAKNTKGSLGNPMRPSPIPASAPAPAPAPELCRVLSRMLDPEELKEMGNGEYKMGRFAEALALYDRAIDMDPGKASYYSNKAAALTAMGRLLEAVVECKEAIRLDPAYHRAHHRLATLHLRLGEAEKAIHHFKQSRNEASSGDMARAQALQSHLSRSNEARRLKDYITLLKESQAAASSGADFAPQVFARQAEALLKLNRHEEADSIMSAAPKFGMDEHTRFFGTVAKAYVLMVQAQVDMAAGRFNDAVAAAKVAAQLDPGSREIGAVVRRTRAVAAARSRGNDLFRAAKFAEACVAYGDGLSQDSHNAVLLYNRATCRSKLGHYEKAIEDCSTALAVRPSYSKARLRRADCNAKLERWEASVKDYGVLIQEIPGDEEVSRALSEAQAKLKKQEEGEEEDMDDTDRC; the protein is encoded by the exons ATGTCTCGCCAGCTTTCTCCCTCTCTATGCGAGCTGTTGTCATGCGCGAATGCCGGGCTGCCGACCCCACCTCGTCGTAGCCACCGGAGTCCTGCATCGGAGAAGATGGAGGTCGAGGACGAGCCAAGGATCTCCGGCTGCGGCCTCTTCCGCCGCCGGAGGTCCAGGTCCACCAGCTCCATCCCCCGAATCGTCCCCGACGCCGCGTCGAGGTTGCAGGACTCCTCGGCCGCTCCGCGCCGGCGCACCGGATCCGACGTCACCTCGATCGTCCCCGTCCTTCCCCCGGTTCCCGTCGTGAAGCCCCGGTCCCCGGCCCCAACCGCGCGTGCTGTGGCCAACCCCCGGATGCCACCGCCGCAGACGACGGCGAGGTCGAACAGTGGATTAATGGCGGAGCTCGACGGTATGCTTTACGACCGCCATAACGCCAGCGACGGCGGCCACCTCGTCCGGGCTTCGTCCGGCAACGTTATGGTCTTCGGGAACCTGGGCAACCTCCGTGGCAACGCCAACTTCAAAAATCCTCCGACCGTGGCCAAGAACACCAAAGGAAGCCTCGGCAATCCAATGAGACCGTCGCCGATTCCGGCATCGGCACCGGCACCGGCACCGGCACCGGAGCTCTGCCGGGTTCTATCGAGGATGCTGGACCCGGAGGAGCTAAAGGAAATGGGGAACGGGGAGTATAAGATGGGGCGGTTCGCGGAGGCGTTGGCATTGTACGATCGGGCGATCGACATGGATCCCGGCAAGGCCTCCTATTACAGCAACAAGGCCGCCGCGCTCACTGCCATGGGCCGCCTCCTCGAGGCCGTCGTGGAATGCAAGGAAGCCATTCGACTCGATCCCGCTTACCACCGGGCTCATCACCGCTTGGCTACGCTCCATCTCAG ATTGGGAGAAGCGGAGAAGGCGATCCATCACTTCAAGCAGTCAAGAAACGAGGCCAGCTCGGGCGACATGGCGAGAGCGCAGGCTCTGCAATCCCATCTTTCCCGGTCCAACGAAGCACGCAGGTTGAAGGACTACATCACCCTGTTGAAGGAATCACAGGCTGCTGCTTCCTCCGGAGCCGACTTCGCTCCACAG GTCTTCGCACGGCAAGCGGAAGCGCTTCTAAAGCTCAACCGACACGAGGAGGCCGACTCGATCATGAGCGCCGCGCCCAAGTTCGGCATGGATGAGCACACAAGGTTCTTCGGCACCGTCGCGAAGGCGTACGTCCTCATGGTCCAAGCGCAGGTCGACATGGCTGCAGGAAGGTTCAACGACGCGGTGGCGGCGGCCAAGGTGGCTGCTCAGCTCGACCCCGGTAGCCGGGAGATCGGGGCGGTGGTGCGGCGGACCCGGGCGGTGGCCGCGGCTCGCTCCAGAGGCAATGATCTCTTCCGGGCCGCGAAGTTCGCCGAGGCATGCGTCGCGTATGGCGACGGCCTGAGCCAGGACTCGCACAACGCTGTTCTCCTCTACAACCGAGCCACCTGTCGTTCCAAGCTTGGGCACTACGAGAAGGCGATCGAGGACTGCAGCACCGCCCTTGCCGTCCGTCCTTCCTACAGCAAGGCTCGCCTCCGGCGGGCGGACTGCAACGCCAAG TTGGAGAGGTGGGAAGCATCGGTGAAGGATTATGGAGTGCTGATCCAAGAGATTCCAGGGGATGAGGAGGTGAGCAGGGCACTGTCGGAGGCTCAAGCCAAGCTGAAGAAGCAAGAAGAAGGCGAAGAAGAAGACATGGACGACACAGATCGGTGCTGA
- the LOC103971004 gene encoding membrane-anchored ubiquitin-fold protein 3 isoform X2 — MAGDDLIELKFRLFDGTDIGPNKYDPSTTVASLKEAILARWPQEIAPKTINDVKLINAGKILENTWTITESRVPVCELPGGVITMHVVVRPPMLDKNNERPLAKDPKTNRCACTIL, encoded by the exons ATGGCAGGAGATGATTTGATTGAGCTCAAGTTTAGGCTGTTTGACGGCACCGACATCGGGCCGAACAAGTACGATCCTTCGACCACCGTCGCCTCTCTCAAAGAAGCTATACTTGCTCGATGGCCCCAGG AAATTGCTCCAAAAACCATAAATGATGTCAAGCTCATAAATGCTGGAAAGATTTTGGAGAACACCTGGACAATTACTGAGTCTAGGGTACCAGTTTGTGAACTTCCTGGTGGTGTTATCACTATGCATGTTGTAGTGCGGCCTCCCATGCTTGACAAAAATAATG AAAGACCACTTGCTAAAGACCCAAAGACCAACAGATGTGCTTGCACCATCCTCTGA
- the LOC103971004 gene encoding membrane-anchored ubiquitin-fold protein 3 isoform X1 has product MAGDDLIELKFRLFDGTDIGPNKYDPSTTVASLKEAILARWPQGTEIAPKTINDVKLINAGKILENTWTITESRVPVCELPGGVITMHVVVRPPMLDKNNERPLAKDPKTNRCACTIL; this is encoded by the exons ATGGCAGGAGATGATTTGATTGAGCTCAAGTTTAGGCTGTTTGACGGCACCGACATCGGGCCGAACAAGTACGATCCTTCGACCACCGTCGCCTCTCTCAAAGAAGCTATACTTGCTCGATGGCCCCAGG GTACAGAAATTGCTCCAAAAACCATAAATGATGTCAAGCTCATAAATGCTGGAAAGATTTTGGAGAACACCTGGACAATTACTGAGTCTAGGGTACCAGTTTGTGAACTTCCTGGTGGTGTTATCACTATGCATGTTGTAGTGCGGCCTCCCATGCTTGACAAAAATAATG AAAGACCACTTGCTAAAGACCCAAAGACCAACAGATGTGCTTGCACCATCCTCTGA